In a genomic window of Brassica rapa cultivar Chiifu-401-42 chromosome A10, CAAS_Brap_v3.01, whole genome shotgun sequence:
- the LOC103847248 gene encoding mitochondrial inner membrane protease subunit 1: protein MASSFWNIAYQQAMKSGVLVAKVYSFLHVTTNYLAFPAYAFGPSMIPTLHPSGNVVLAERISKPSRGDVVVFQSPEDPNKLPTKRVVGLEGDSVSFVVDPGKNDESRTIVVPKGHVWVEGDYIQNSRDSRSFGPVPYGLIQGRLLWRVWPFQDFGPIGPPTTT, encoded by the exons ATGGCGTCTTCGTTCTGGAACATAGCTTATCAACAAGCAATGAAAAGCGGTGTCCTTGTCGCCAAAGTCTACTCCTTTCTCCATGTAACCACTAACTATCTCGCCTTCCCTGCTTATGCTTTTGGTCCGAGCATGATCCCCACGCTTCATCCTTCGGGGAATGTCGTGCTGGCCGAACGAATCTCCAAACCGAGTCGTGGAGATGTCGTTGTCTTTCAATCTCCTGAAGACCCTAACAAGCTTCCGACCAAGAGAGTGGTGGGACTTGAGGGAGACTCTGTAAGCTTTGTGGTTGATCCGGGGAAGAACGATGAATCAAGAACCATTGTG gttCCTAAAGGGCATGTGTGGGTGGAAGGTGACTATATTCAGAACTCGAGAGACTCTAGAAGCTTTGGTCCTGTACCTTATGGTCTTATCCAAGGCAGATTGCTTTGGAGG GTTTGGCCATTTCAAGATTTTGGACCCATTGGACCACCGACCACAACTTGA
- the LOC103847251 gene encoding calponin homology domain-containing protein DDB_G0272472 isoform X1 gives MAARQQPRGTGLGVQHEDFVPKSEWKNQPKAILLTIDLPGFTKEQIKVTYVHTSKMLKVTGERPLAGPRRWSRFNEVFSVPPNCLVDKIYGTFNNNSLTITMPKKTIRKMPDLPEAPKTGDEKVEKLEEKRFLEESIRKAKEEEAEKKKKLHEEREAILRKLQEEAKTKEMAERRKFQEEAKAKEKFPLTAARQEPRGTGLEVQYLDFVPKYGWKDEREATLLIIDLPGFTKEQIKSTYVHTSNTLRVTGERPLAGPRRWSRFNEVFTVPHNCLVNKIHGNFNNNSLTITMPKETVTKMPDLPEASKTMVQKVEKLDEKRLLEESRRKEKEEEVEKKKKLLEEKERILRKLQEEAKAKEKAEAKRLQEEAKAKEKAEERKLQEEAKAKEKFPLTAARQQPRGTGLEVHYVDFVPKYGWKDEREAILVIIDLPGFTKEQIKSTYVQTSNTLRVTGERPLAGPRRWSRFNEVFSVPHNCLVDKIYGTFNNNSLTITMPKKTIIEMPNLWETYKTVAEKVEKVEKLEEKRLLEESKRKKEEEEAEKKKKLLEEKESILKKLQEEAKAKEVEARKLQEEAKEMVESMRLQEEAIAKERAEAKKLQEEANIKEMAEARKLQEAAIAKELAEARKFLEEAIAEEKAEVRKLQEAAIAKEMAEARRLLEKSIEEEKAEARRLQEIAKENEIAEAKKLQEAKAKEMAEERKLQEETIAKERADARKLQEAAKAKEMAEARKLQGAIIAKQRAEARRLQEEANAKEMAEAKRLQEEAKAKEMATAKKLQERAEAKRLQEETRAKEMVEARKLEQATKTKEMAEARRLQEEAIEKEKAEARKVQEEATTKEKLVEEAALENKIQKNKSVVESVRKEKILMPAKDRKPSELEKASKTGLYKMRSWCWDQTCIWGSKRGRENQQKKN, from the exons ATGGCAGCAAGACAGCAGCCGAGAGGAACAGGCTTAGGTGTTCAGCATGAGGATTTTGTCCCCAAATCTGAATGGAAAAATCAACCTAAAGCCATTCTTCTCACCATTGATCTTCCAG gTTTTACAAAGGAGCAAATAAAGGTAACGTATGTGCACACCTCGAAGATGTTAAAAGTCACAGGAGAACGTCCCCTGGCTGGTCCACGAAGATGGAGCCGTTTCAACGAAGTTTTTTCTGTTCCACCTAACTGTCTTGTAGATAAGATCTATGGAACTTTCAATAACAACTCCCTCACCATCACCATGCCTAAGAAGACGATTAGGAAGATGCCTGATCTTCCAGAAGCTCCTAAAACTGGGGATGAGAAAGTGGAGAAGCTAGAGGAGAAAAGGTTCTTGGAAGAATCTATAAGGAAAGCAAAGGAAGAAGAGGctgagaagaaaaagaagcttCATGAAGAGAGAGAGGCAATACTTAGGAAGCTGCAAGAAGAAGCTAAAACAAAAGAGATGGCTGAGAGAAGGAAGTTTCAAGAAGAAGCAAAAGCAAAAGAGAAATTTCCATTAACGGCAGCAAGACAGGAACCGAGAGGAACAGGCTTGGAGGTTCAGTATCTGGATTTTGTCCCCAAATATGGTTGGAAAGATGAACGTGAAGCCACTCTTCTCATCATTGATCTTCCAG gttttACAAAGGAGCAAATAAAGAGCACATATGTGCACACCTCGAATACGTTAAGAGTCACAGGAGAACGTCCCCTGGCTGGTCCACGAAGATGGAGCCGTTTCAACGAAGTTTTCACTGTTCCACATAACTGTCTTGTAAATAAGATCCATGGGAACTTCAATAACAACTCCCTCACCATCACCATGCCTAAGGAGACGGTTACGAAGATGCCTGATCTTCCAGAAGCTTCTAAAACTATGGTTCAGAAGGTTGAGAAGCTAGACGAGAAGAGGTTGTTGGAAGAATCTAGAAggaaagaaaaggaagaagaggttgagaagaagaagaagcttctggaagagaaagagagaatacTTAGGAAGCTGCAAGAAGAAGCTAAAGCAAAAGAGAAGGCTGAGGCAAAAAGGCTTCAAGAAGAAGCTAAAGCAAAAGAGAAGGCTGAGGAAAGGAAGCTTCAAGAAGAAGCAAAAGCAAAAGAGAAATTTCCATTAACGGCAGCAAGACAGCAACCGAGAGGAACAGGCTTGGAGGTTCATTATGTGGATTTTGTCCCCAAATATGGTTGGAAAGATGAACGTGAAGCCATTCTTGTCATCATTGATCTTCCAG gttttACAAAGGAGCAAATAAAGAGCACATATGTGCAAACCTCGAATACGTTAAGAGTCACAGGAGAACGTCCCCTGGCTGGTCCACGAAGATGGAGCCGTTTCAACGAAGTTTTTTCTGTTCCACATAACTGTCTTGTAGATAAGATCTATGGAACTTTCAATAACAACTCCCTCACCATCACCATGCCTAAGAAAACGATTATAGAGATGCCTAATCTTTGGGAAACTTATAAGACTGTGGCTGAGAAGGTTGAGAAGGTCGAGAAGCTAGAGGAGAAGAGGTTGTTGGAAGAATCTAAAAGgaaaaaagaggaagaagaagctgagaagaagaagaagcttctgGAAGAGAAAGAGAGCATACTTAAGAAGCTGCAAGAAGAAGCTAAAGCAAAAGAGGTTGAGGCAAGGAAGCTtcaagaagaagcaaaagagaTGGTTGAATCAATGAGGCTTCAAGAAGAAGCTATAGCAAAAGAGAGGGCCGAGGCAAAGAAGCTTCAAGAAGAAGCAAATATAAAAGAGATGGCTGAGGCGAGGAAGCTTCAAGAAGCAGCTATCGCAAAAGAGTTGGCTGAGGCAAGGAAATTTCTAGAAGAAGCTATAGCAGAAGAGAAAGCTGAGGTAAGGAAGCTTCAAGAAGCAGCTATAGCAAAAGAGATGGCTGAGGCAAGGAGGCTTCTAGAAAAATCTATAGAAGAAGAGAAAGCTGAGGCAAGGAGGCTGCAAGAAATAGCTAAAGAAAATGAGATTGCTGAGGCAAAGAAACTTCAAGAGGCAAAAGCAAAAGAAATGGCTGAAGAAAGAAAGCTCCAAGAAGAAACTATAGCAAAAGAGAGGGCCGATGCAAGGAAGCTTCAAGAAGCAGCTAAAGCAAAAGAGATGGCTGAGGCGAGGAAGCTTCAAGGAGCAATTATAGCAAAACAGAGAGCTGAAGCAAGAAGGCTTCAAGAAGAAGCTAACGCAAAAGAGATGGCCGAGGCAAAAAGGCTTCAAGAAGaagcaaaagcaaaagaaaTGGCTACGGCGAAGAAGCTTCAAGAGAGAGCTGAGGCAAAGAGGCTTCAAGAAGAAACTAGAGCAAAAGAGATGGTCGAGGCAAGAAAACTTGAACAAGCAACTAAAACAAAAGAGATGGCTGAGGCGAGGAGACTTCAAGAAGAAGCTATTGAAAAAGAGAAAGCTGAGGCGAGGAAGGTCCAAGAAGAAGCTACAACAAAAGAGAAGCTTGTAGAAGAAGCTGCACTAGAGAATAAGATCCAGAAGAACAAGTCTGTGGTTGAATCTGTAAGAAAAGAGAAGATACTAATGCCGGCAAAAGACAGGAAGCCTTCAGAACTGGAGAAAGCCTCGAAAACTGGACTATACAAAATGCGATCATGGTGCTGGGACCAAACATGTATCTGGGGGAGCAAGCGAGGACGTGAAAATCAGCAGAAGAAAAACTAG
- the LOC103847250 gene encoding beta-glucosidase BoGH3B, translated as MSKVVWIVGILLWMCCVWVCNGQGEYVLYKDPNQKVSDRVVDLLGRMTLEEKIGQMVQIDRSVATINVMRDYFIGSVLSGGGSSPLPQATAQNWVDMINEYQKGALVSRLGIPMIYGIDAVHGHNNVYNATIFPHNVGLGATRDPDLVKRIGAATAVEVRATGIPYTFAPCIAVCRDPRWGRCYESYSEDHKVVEDMTDVILGLQGEPPSNYNHGVPFVGGRDKVAACAKHYVGDGGTTRGVNENNTVTDLHGLLSIHMPAYADAIYKGVSTVMVSYSSWNGEKMHANTELITGYLKGTLRFKGFVISDWQGVDKISSPPHSNYTASVRAAIQAGIDMVMVPFNFNEFINDLLSLVKSKAIPITRIDDAVSRILLVKFTMGLFENPLADYSFSNELGSQAHRDLAREAVRKSLVLLKNGNKTNPMLPLPRKASKILVAGTHADNLGYQCGGWSITWQGLSGNKNTRGTTILGAIQSAVDQSTEVVFSQNPGAEFIKSNNFSYAIIAVGEPPYAETAGDSDKLTMMDPGPAIVTSTCQAVKCVVVVVSGRPLVMEPYVASIEALVAAWLPGTEGQGITDALFGDHGFSGKLPVTWFRNTEQLPMSYGDSPYDPLFAYGSGLETESVASIVARSTSASAASTKPCLVTVLCLFLFPSLSRVFQKMKSYKSLE; from the exons ATGAGCAAAGTTGTATGGATCGTAGGGATTCTTCTATGGATGTGTTGTGTGTGGGTTTGTAATGGGCAGGGAGAGTATGTGCTGTACAAGGACCCCAACCAGAAGGTTTCAGATCGAGTTGTGGACTTGTTGGGTAGAATGACTCTTGAAGAGAAGATTGGTCAGATGGTTCAGATTGACAGAAGTGTTGCCACTATCAACGTAATGAGAGATTACTTCATCG GAAGTGTATTGAGTGGTGGTGGGAGTTCTCCACTCCCTCAGGCAACTGCTCAGAATTGGGTTGATATGATAAACGAATATCAAAAGGGAGCTCTTGTTAGCCGTCTGGGCATTCCTATGATATATGGCATTGATGCCGTTCACGGCCATAACAATGTCTACAACGCTACCATCTTCCCTCACAATGTTGGTCTTGGAGCCACCAG ggATCCTGACCTGGTAAAGAGGATTGGAGCAGCAACTGCAGTCGAAGTCAGAGCCACTGGGATTCCATACACCTTTGCTCCTTGCATTGCA GTTTGTAGAGATCCTAGATGGGGTAGGTGTTATGAGAGCTACAGCGAGGATCACAAAGTTGTGGAAGACATGACTGATGTCATACTTGGTTTACAAGGAGAGCCTCCTTCCAACTATAACCACGGAGTTCCATTCGTTGGTGGAAG GGATAAAGTTGCAGCGTGTGCCAAGCATTATGTGGGAGATGGTGGGACAACCAGAGGAGTCAACGAGAACAACACAGTGACTGATCTACACGGTCTTCTCAGCATTCACATGCCTGCTTACGCTGATGCAATTTACAAAGGCGTTTCCACTGTGATGGTTTCTTATTCTAGCTGGAATGGTGAGAAGATGCATGCCAATACTGAGCTCATTACAGGGTATCTGAAAGGTACCCTTAGGTTTAAG GGTTTTGTTATTTCGGATTGGCAAGGCGTTGATAAGATATCATCACCGCCGCATTCTAACTACACAGCTTCTGTCCGAGCTGCAATCCAGGCTGGCATTGACATG GTCATGGTCCCTTTCAACTTCAACGAGTTCATCAATGATCTTCTCTCCTTGGTGAAGAGCAAAGCAATCCCCATCACACGGATTGATGATGCTGTCAGCAGAATCCTCCTTGTCAAGTTCACCATGGGTCTCTTTGAGAACCCTTTGGCTGATTACAGCTTTTCAAATGAACTAGGAAGCCAG GCACATAGAGACTTGGCAAGGGAGGCTGTTAGGAAGTCTCTTGTGCTGCTGAAAAACGGGAACAAAACTAATCCTATGCTCCCACTTCCAAGGAAGGCTTCAAAGATCCTTGTTGCTGGTACTCATGCTGATAATTTAGGTTACCAATGTGGTGGTTGGTCCATAACTTGGCAAGGGTTGAGCGGCAACAAGAACACAAGGG GAACTACAATTCTTGGCGCTATACAATCAGCTGTTGATCAAAGCACTGAAGTTGTCTTCAGCCAAAATCCAGGTGCTGAGTTCATCAAGTCGAACAACTTTTCTTACGCGATCATTGCCGTTGGTGAGCCTCCATATGCAGAGACAGCTGGAGATAGCGACAAGCTAACTATGATGGATCCTGGTCCAGCCATCGTAACCTCCACTTGTCAGGCTGTCAAATGCGTGGTTGTGGTCGTTTCAGGCAGACCGCTTGTGATGGAACCTTACGTTGCTTCCATCGAGGCGTTGGTTGCAGCTTGGTTACCGGGAACAGAAGGGCAAGGTATCACTGATGCTCTTTTTGGAGACCATGGCTTCAGTGGGAAGCTTCCTGTTACATGGTTCAGAAACACGGAGCAGTTGCCTATGAGCTATGGAGATTCACCTTATGACCCGCTCTTTGCTTATGGTTCTGGTCTTGAAACTGAGTCTGTTGCTAGCATTGTCGCtag GTCAACGTCAGCTTCTGCTGCTAGCACAAAACCATGCTTAGTCACAGTCCTTTGTCTGTTTCTCTTCCCAAG CCTAAGCCGAGTTTTTCAGAAGATGAAAAGCTACAAAAGTTTGGAGTAA
- the LOC103847251 gene encoding calponin homology domain-containing protein DDB_G0272472 isoform X2: MLKVTGERPLAGPRRWSRFNEVFSVPPNCLVDKIYGTFNNNSLTITMPKKTIRKMPDLPEAPKTGDEKVEKLEEKRFLEESIRKAKEEEAEKKKKLHEEREAILRKLQEEAKTKEMAERRKFQEEAKAKEKFPLTAARQEPRGTGLEVQYLDFVPKYGWKDEREATLLIIDLPGFTKEQIKSTYVHTSNTLRVTGERPLAGPRRWSRFNEVFTVPHNCLVNKIHGNFNNNSLTITMPKETVTKMPDLPEASKTMVQKVEKLDEKRLLEESRRKEKEEEVEKKKKLLEEKERILRKLQEEAKAKEKAEAKRLQEEAKAKEKAEERKLQEEAKAKEKFPLTAARQQPRGTGLEVHYVDFVPKYGWKDEREAILVIIDLPGFTKEQIKSTYVQTSNTLRVTGERPLAGPRRWSRFNEVFSVPHNCLVDKIYGTFNNNSLTITMPKKTIIEMPNLWETYKTVAEKVEKVEKLEEKRLLEESKRKKEEEEAEKKKKLLEEKESILKKLQEEAKAKEVEARKLQEEAKEMVESMRLQEEAIAKERAEAKKLQEEANIKEMAEARKLQEAAIAKELAEARKFLEEAIAEEKAEVRKLQEAAIAKEMAEARRLLEKSIEEEKAEARRLQEIAKENEIAEAKKLQEAKAKEMAEERKLQEETIAKERADARKLQEAAKAKEMAEARKLQGAIIAKQRAEARRLQEEANAKEMAEAKRLQEEAKAKEMATAKKLQERAEAKRLQEETRAKEMVEARKLEQATKTKEMAEARRLQEEAIEKEKAEARKVQEEATTKEKLVEEAALENKIQKNKSVVESVRKEKILMPAKDRKPSELEKASKTGLYKMRSWCWDQTCIWGSKRGRENQQKKN, encoded by the exons ATGTTAAAAGTCACAGGAGAACGTCCCCTGGCTGGTCCACGAAGATGGAGCCGTTTCAACGAAGTTTTTTCTGTTCCACCTAACTGTCTTGTAGATAAGATCTATGGAACTTTCAATAACAACTCCCTCACCATCACCATGCCTAAGAAGACGATTAGGAAGATGCCTGATCTTCCAGAAGCTCCTAAAACTGGGGATGAGAAAGTGGAGAAGCTAGAGGAGAAAAGGTTCTTGGAAGAATCTATAAGGAAAGCAAAGGAAGAAGAGGctgagaagaaaaagaagcttCATGAAGAGAGAGAGGCAATACTTAGGAAGCTGCAAGAAGAAGCTAAAACAAAAGAGATGGCTGAGAGAAGGAAGTTTCAAGAAGAAGCAAAAGCAAAAGAGAAATTTCCATTAACGGCAGCAAGACAGGAACCGAGAGGAACAGGCTTGGAGGTTCAGTATCTGGATTTTGTCCCCAAATATGGTTGGAAAGATGAACGTGAAGCCACTCTTCTCATCATTGATCTTCCAG gttttACAAAGGAGCAAATAAAGAGCACATATGTGCACACCTCGAATACGTTAAGAGTCACAGGAGAACGTCCCCTGGCTGGTCCACGAAGATGGAGCCGTTTCAACGAAGTTTTCACTGTTCCACATAACTGTCTTGTAAATAAGATCCATGGGAACTTCAATAACAACTCCCTCACCATCACCATGCCTAAGGAGACGGTTACGAAGATGCCTGATCTTCCAGAAGCTTCTAAAACTATGGTTCAGAAGGTTGAGAAGCTAGACGAGAAGAGGTTGTTGGAAGAATCTAGAAggaaagaaaaggaagaagaggttgagaagaagaagaagcttctggaagagaaagagagaatacTTAGGAAGCTGCAAGAAGAAGCTAAAGCAAAAGAGAAGGCTGAGGCAAAAAGGCTTCAAGAAGAAGCTAAAGCAAAAGAGAAGGCTGAGGAAAGGAAGCTTCAAGAAGAAGCAAAAGCAAAAGAGAAATTTCCATTAACGGCAGCAAGACAGCAACCGAGAGGAACAGGCTTGGAGGTTCATTATGTGGATTTTGTCCCCAAATATGGTTGGAAAGATGAACGTGAAGCCATTCTTGTCATCATTGATCTTCCAG gttttACAAAGGAGCAAATAAAGAGCACATATGTGCAAACCTCGAATACGTTAAGAGTCACAGGAGAACGTCCCCTGGCTGGTCCACGAAGATGGAGCCGTTTCAACGAAGTTTTTTCTGTTCCACATAACTGTCTTGTAGATAAGATCTATGGAACTTTCAATAACAACTCCCTCACCATCACCATGCCTAAGAAAACGATTATAGAGATGCCTAATCTTTGGGAAACTTATAAGACTGTGGCTGAGAAGGTTGAGAAGGTCGAGAAGCTAGAGGAGAAGAGGTTGTTGGAAGAATCTAAAAGgaaaaaagaggaagaagaagctgagaagaagaagaagcttctgGAAGAGAAAGAGAGCATACTTAAGAAGCTGCAAGAAGAAGCTAAAGCAAAAGAGGTTGAGGCAAGGAAGCTtcaagaagaagcaaaagagaTGGTTGAATCAATGAGGCTTCAAGAAGAAGCTATAGCAAAAGAGAGGGCCGAGGCAAAGAAGCTTCAAGAAGAAGCAAATATAAAAGAGATGGCTGAGGCGAGGAAGCTTCAAGAAGCAGCTATCGCAAAAGAGTTGGCTGAGGCAAGGAAATTTCTAGAAGAAGCTATAGCAGAAGAGAAAGCTGAGGTAAGGAAGCTTCAAGAAGCAGCTATAGCAAAAGAGATGGCTGAGGCAAGGAGGCTTCTAGAAAAATCTATAGAAGAAGAGAAAGCTGAGGCAAGGAGGCTGCAAGAAATAGCTAAAGAAAATGAGATTGCTGAGGCAAAGAAACTTCAAGAGGCAAAAGCAAAAGAAATGGCTGAAGAAAGAAAGCTCCAAGAAGAAACTATAGCAAAAGAGAGGGCCGATGCAAGGAAGCTTCAAGAAGCAGCTAAAGCAAAAGAGATGGCTGAGGCGAGGAAGCTTCAAGGAGCAATTATAGCAAAACAGAGAGCTGAAGCAAGAAGGCTTCAAGAAGAAGCTAACGCAAAAGAGATGGCCGAGGCAAAAAGGCTTCAAGAAGaagcaaaagcaaaagaaaTGGCTACGGCGAAGAAGCTTCAAGAGAGAGCTGAGGCAAAGAGGCTTCAAGAAGAAACTAGAGCAAAAGAGATGGTCGAGGCAAGAAAACTTGAACAAGCAACTAAAACAAAAGAGATGGCTGAGGCGAGGAGACTTCAAGAAGAAGCTATTGAAAAAGAGAAAGCTGAGGCGAGGAAGGTCCAAGAAGAAGCTACAACAAAAGAGAAGCTTGTAGAAGAAGCTGCACTAGAGAATAAGATCCAGAAGAACAAGTCTGTGGTTGAATCTGTAAGAAAAGAGAAGATACTAATGCCGGCAAAAGACAGGAAGCCTTCAGAACTGGAGAAAGCCTCGAAAACTGGACTATACAAAATGCGATCATGGTGCTGGGACCAAACATGTATCTGGGGGAGCAAGCGAGGACGTGAAAATCAGCAGAAGAAAAACTAG
- the LOC103847252 gene encoding calcium-dependent protein kinase 1: MGNTCVGPSRNGFLQSVSAAMWRPRDGDDSVSQSNGDTASEAAVSGELRSPSSPDQQVLNKPPEHLTMPKPVETKAKSDVETQPESPKPETKADASPAKPKKPKHMKRVTSAGLRTESVLQRKTENFKEFYSLGRKLGQGQFGTTFLCVEKATGKEFACKSIAKRKLLSDEDVEDVRREIQIMHHLSGHPNVISIKGAYEDVVAVHLVMECCAGGELFDRIIQRGHYTERKAAELTRTIVGVVEACHSLGVMHRDLKPENFLFVSKHEDSLLKTIDFGLSMFFKPDDVFTDVVGSPYYVAPEVLRKQYGPEADVWSAGVIVYILLSGVPPFWAESEQGIFEQVLHGDLDFSSDPWPSISESAKDLVRKMLVRDPKKRLTAHQVLCHPWVQVDGVAPDKPLDSAVLSRMKQFSAMNKFKKMALRVIAESLSEEEIAGLKEMFNMIDADQSGQITFEELKAGLKRVGANLKESEILDLMQAADVDNSGTIDYKEFIAATLHLNKIEREDHLFAAFTYFDKDGSGYITPDELQQACEEFGVEDVRIEEMMRDVDQDNDGRIDYNEFVAMMQKGSITGGPVKMGLEKSFSIALKL; this comes from the exons ATGGGTAATACTTGTGTTGGACCAAGCAGAAATGGTTTCCTGCAATCCGTTTCCGCCGCAATGTGGCGGCCACGAGATGGAGACGATTCCGTTTCTCAGAGCAACGGTGATACCGCAAGTGAAGCTGCTGTTTCAGGAGAGCTTCGTTCTCCATCGTCACCTGATCAACAAGTCCTGAACAAACCTCCTGAACATCTCACAATGCCAAAGCCAGTGGAGACAAAGGCCAAATCCGATGTAGAGACTCAGCCTGAGAGTCCAAAACCGGAGACAAAAGCTGATGCTTCTCCAGCTAAGCCTAAGAAGCCTAAACACATGAAGAGAGTGACCAGCGCAGGCCTCAGGACTGAGTCAGTGTTACAAAGGAAAACAGAAAACTTCAAGGAGTTTTATTCTCTAGGAAGGAAACTAGGACAAGGGCAATTCGGGACGACTTTCTTATGCGTGGAGAAGGCCACAGGGAAGGAGTTCGCCTGCAAGTCCATCGCCAAGAGGAAGCTGTTGTCGGACGAGGACGTGGAGGATGTGAGGAGGGAGATTCAGATAATGCACCACTTGTCTGGTCACCCTAATGTCATTTCCATCAAAGGAGCTTATGAGGATGTTGTGGCGGTGCACCTTGTGATGGAGTGTTGTGCAGGTGGAGAGCTTTTTGACAGGATTATTCAGCGTGGGCATTACACGGAGAGGAAAGCAGCTGAGCTCACTAGGACTATTGTTGGTGTGGTGGAGGCTTGTCACTCTCTTGGTGTTATGCATAGAGACCTCAAGCCTGAGAACTTTCTGTTTGTGAGTAAACATGAAGATTCTCTTTTGAAGACTATTGATTTTGGACTCTCCATGTTCTTTAAACCAG ACGATGTTTTTACAGATGTTGTTGGTAGTCCATACTATGTAGCTCCTGAAGTTCTTAGAAAGCAGTATGGTCCTGAAGCTGATGTGTGGAGTGCTGGTGTGATTGTGTACATTTTGTTAAGTGGAGTTCCTCCATTTTGGGCTG AATCAGAACAAGGTATTTTCGAGCAGGTCCTCCACGGTGATCTTGACTTCTCATCTGATCCCTGGCCGAGCATATCTGAAAGTGCAAAAGACTTGGTTAGGAAAATGCTTGTTAGGGATCCAAAGAAGAGACTAACTGCACACCAAGTACTAT GTCATCCATGGGTACAAGTGGACGGTGTGGCTCCTGACAAACCTCTGGATTCAGCTGTTCTGAGCCGTATGAAGCAGTTTTCTGCAATGAACAAGTTCAAGAAAATGGCTCTTAGA GTGATTGCTGAGAGCTTATCTGAAGAAGAAATAGCCGGCTTGAAAGAAATGTTTAATATGATAGACGCCGACCAGAGCGGTCAGATAACTTTCGAAGAACTCAAGGCAGGACTAAAACGAGTAGGCGCTAATCTCAAAGAGTCAGAGATTCTGGACTTGATGCAAGCT GCTGATGTGGACAACAGTGGAACAATAGATTACAAAGAGTTCATTGCCGCAACATTGCATCTAAAcaaaatagagagagaggatCATTTGTTCGCAGCCTTTACATACTTTGACAAAGATGGGAGCGGTTACATCACACCAGACGAGCTTCAACAGGCTTGTGAGGAGTTTGGTGTTGAGGATGTCCGCATAGAAGAAATGATGCGTGATGTTGATCAAGACAAT gacgGGAGAATAGACTATAATGAGTTTGTGGCGATGATGCAGAAGGGAAGCATCACAGGAGGTCCAGTGAAGATGGGACTAGAGAAAAGTTTTAGTATTGCTCTTAAACTCTAA